A single Ancylothrix sp. D3o DNA region contains:
- a CDS encoding 16S rRNA (cytosine(967)-C(5))-methyltransferase, whose product MTNNPRQVAFFALRDVYRQNAFAEAALDKWLQKSSLSIQDKRLATELIYGCVRRQRTLDAIIDQLAKKKAEQQPVDIRIILHLGLYQIRFLNHIPESAAVDTTVELTKQNSLAGLAGFVNGFLRQYIRLGKEKDALELPADTVKRLGILYSYPDWIVENWINRLGVEETEKLCKWFNQSPTIDLRVNVLKTSIEEVENALMGAGVAVSRVRHLPEALRLTGGAGAIENLPGYKEGWWSVQDSSAQLVGYLLDPQPNQVIIDACAAPGGKTTHIAELMADTGKIWACDKVSSRLKKVQENADRLELKSIEVLTGDSRNFPQFKNAANRVLLDAPCSGLGTLHRRAEARWRQSPENIMELANLQKELLAEAAEWVKVGGVIVYATCTVHPAENEDVIEDFLGKNPNWEIEKPSLNSPVRGFMSEEGWVKVWPHLYQMDGFFMVRLKRQS is encoded by the coding sequence GTGACTAATAATCCTCGTCAAGTTGCTTTTTTTGCTCTGAGAGATGTTTACCGGCAGAATGCTTTTGCTGAGGCTGCACTTGATAAATGGCTGCAAAAATCATCTTTAAGTATTCAAGATAAACGGTTAGCAACTGAGTTAATTTATGGCTGTGTGAGAAGGCAGCGAACTCTTGATGCAATTATTGATCAATTGGCGAAAAAGAAGGCTGAACAGCAGCCGGTTGATATTCGGATTATTTTACATCTTGGTTTATATCAAATTCGCTTTCTTAATCATATTCCTGAGTCGGCGGCTGTTGATACAACGGTGGAGTTAACTAAACAAAATTCTTTAGCGGGTTTGGCGGGTTTTGTTAATGGCTTTTTGCGGCAATATATCCGGCTGGGTAAAGAAAAGGATGCGCTAGAATTGCCGGCTGATACTGTGAAGCGTTTGGGGATTTTATATAGTTATCCTGATTGGATTGTTGAAAATTGGATTAACCGGCTGGGAGTGGAAGAAACGGAAAAGTTATGTAAATGGTTTAATCAATCTCCGACAATTGATCTGCGAGTTAATGTTTTGAAAACGTCGATTGAAGAAGTAGAAAATGCGTTGATGGGTGCGGGGGTAGCTGTTAGTCGAGTGCGGCATTTACCGGAGGCTTTGAGGTTAACTGGGGGTGCCGGTGCTATTGAAAATTTACCGGGGTATAAAGAGGGGTGGTGGAGTGTGCAAGATAGTAGCGCGCAATTGGTGGGTTATTTGCTAGATCCGCAACCGAATCAGGTGATTATTGATGCTTGTGCGGCGCCGGGGGGTAAGACGACTCATATTGCGGAATTGATGGCGGATACGGGCAAAATTTGGGCTTGTGATAAGGTAAGTTCTCGACTTAAAAAGGTGCAAGAAAATGCAGACCGGCTTGAGTTAAAATCGATAGAAGTTTTAACCGGCGATAGTCGCAATTTTCCGCAGTTTAAAAATGCAGCAAATAGGGTATTACTTGATGCACCTTGTTCGGGTTTGGGGACTTTACACCGACGTGCAGAAGCTCGCTGGCGACAATCTCCAGAAAATATTATGGAATTGGCAAATCTTCAAAAAGAATTGCTGGCGGAGGCGGCGGAATGGGTGAAAGTTGGGGGTGTGATTGTGTATGCTACTTGTACGGTTCATCCTGCGGAAAATGAGGATGTGATTGAGGATTTTTTAGGGAAAAATCCCAATTGGGAAATAGAAAAACCCTCACTCAATTCGCCGGTTAGGGGTTTT